A region of the Euzebyales bacterium genome:
GATCTGCCGCAGGCGAACGCGCTGCTCGCCTTCGCGCGCCCACTGCAGCTGTGGGTCGTCGGCCCGCTGCTGGGCGGCCTGATCGTGGGAGTGCGCAGCCCCGGCGCGGCGCTGATCATCGACGCGCTGACGTTCGTCGCATCGGCCACGCTGTTGGCACGGCTGGCCCGCCGCGGACCGGCGGACGCGTCCGATCGCCGCGGCGTCGTCGCCGAGGCACGCGAGGGGCTCCGGTACGTGGCGCGGACCCGCTGGGCCAAGATCTGGTTCACGGCCGGAGGGCTGTCGACCCTGGCGTTCCACGGCCCGTTCGACGTCCTCGTCCCCACCATGCTCAAGACCGACGTCGGGCTGTCCGAGGCGGCGGCCGCCTGGTGGATGGCCCTGGTCTTCGCGAGCGGTGGCGTCGGTGCGCTCGCCGTGTCGTCGGCGATCGGGCACGGCGGCCTGCCCCGGCGGTTCATGCTGTGGCTCTACGGCGCGGAGGCGCTGTCGCTGTTCGGGTTGGCGACCTTCGCCTACATGACGCAGTTGTGGCAGGCGCTCGTCATCGGCCTGGTCGTGTTCGGCGCCATCGTGCTGGGCGAGATCATCGGTGACACCAACCTGCAACGCGAGGTGCCGCGCAACCTGCTGGGCCGGGTCACCAGCCTCGAGTGGTTCGTGGCGATCGGGCTCACCCCGATCAGCTTCGCGATCGCCGGACCGCTGGGCCGTGCGTTCGGCCCACGCCCCGTGCTGGTGACCGTGGGTGTGGTCGCCGGCACGGTCATCGCCGCGCTCGTCGCGCTGCCCGGTGCGCGATCCCCTGAGGCGCGGCGCCGGTCGTCGCGGCCGGTGGATGACAAGCCGCTGGCTCAGGCTTCGGCCGGCGGCGCCGGCTGACGTCCACAGACGGCGCAGGCCGCCGGGGCGACGCCGGGGCGTGCCGGTGACGTGGTGCCGCACAGACACCGCGCCAGCCCGTCGCGCAGGACGCTCGCCACGACGTCTGCCGCAGGCAGCGTCACACCGTCGTCCAGACCGGCCTCCCGCAGCGCCGCGGCCGCGCGCTCGCGCAGCACCGGGTCGACGAGCATCGCCACCCACCGACGCAGGTCCGCCTCGTCGAGCCCGTGCGCCAGCGGGAGATCGACCGTCACGGTGACCCGCACGGCGGTGGACGGCACGGGGGACACCGTCGCCGTCGCCGCGTCCTGCCGACGCCGGTCGCCGGGATCGAACACGGTGACCTCGTCGCCCTCGTTCCGGGCGACCACGCCGACCACCGGCCCGCTGCGCACCCACGCGCCCAGTCGCCATCGTCCGCCGTCGTGCTCCGATGCCATATCCGCCCTCGTGAGTGATCGATCCTGCGCGGTCATCTAGCATCGCAGGGCAGTGCCGCCACCGTGACCTGGTAGCCGCACAGGTCACCGACCGGATCGGATCATCGTGCCCTGGGCCAACGAGGAGCTCGGCAGGCAGTTCGCCGAGATCGCCGAGCTGCTGAAGCTGTCGGGCGCGGACCGCTTCCGGGTGCGCGCGTACGAGCGCGCGCGTGACGCGGTCGCGTCGGCCCCGGTCGA
Encoded here:
- a CDS encoding MFS transporter, giving the protein MPALRPLRDREFRLLTTATLTSVLGDGMMRVALPLQVLGISGDDPLAVGLLGIAWAVGQAMSLPLGGVASDRYDRRDIMIASDLVRAAAIGLMGILGVNGMLELSQVVALGLSFGFANGFFNPAARSLVPDLIADPDLPQANALLAFARPLQLWVVGPLLGGLIVGVRSPGAALIIDALTFVASATLLARLARRGPADASDRRGVVAEAREGLRYVARTRWAKIWFTAGGLSTLAFHGPFDVLVPTMLKTDVGLSEAAAAWWMALVFASGGVGALAVSSAIGHGGLPRRFMLWLYGAEALSLFGLATFAYMTQLWQALVIGLVVFGAIVLGEIIGDTNLQREVPRNLLGRVTSLEWFVAIGLTPISFAIAGPLGRAFGPRPVLVTVGVVAGTVIAALVALPGARSPEARRRSSRPVDDKPLAQASAGGAG